tgtgaagccactccattattatagctgtgtgcttagggtcattgtcttgttagaaggtaaaccttcggcccagtctgaggtcttgagcactctagagaaggttttcgtccaggatatccatgtacttagccgcattcatctttcccttgattgcaaccagtcatcctgtccctgcagctgaaaaacacccccacagcatgatgctgccaccaccatgcttcactgttgggactgtattggacagatgatgagcagtgcctggttttctccacacataccgcttagaattaaggacaaaacgttctatcttggtctcatcagaccaaagaatcttatttctcaccatcttggagtccttcaggtgtttttttagcaaactccatacgggctttgGCCATTTTGGAGCATCACTactgtttattttgtattttttgtttttcacctgtGCATGCTGACCACTCTCATTAGGATTttttatgtgcatatatatatatttttggacttTGCTGCACTTATGTGTTTTTTATAACATAGTTTTTATACATCTCTGTTCTATGGTATATGGCCCCTTTGAGGCACATTTTTCGTGATTTATTGacacattatttatacattttttatggtttatgGCCCTTACTGAGGCACATTATCTGGTAAACTATTGACATATTTAGGTCACCTTTATCTGTTACTTCTATTTATTGTCATACACTTACATTAATATATGTCAGGCCCATTGGGTACCTTTTATCACTCTGAATTAATTTATCACACTGTTATGATTGCACAGTGCCTGCACcattaggatatatatatatatatatatatatatatatatatatatatatatatatatatatatataaaaatatatatatactctttccCAATTATGTAGATACATCTGGCACATACATTTTACATGACCCTCACTCAATAGCCAATAGttagcgccactcaccccatttGCTTAATATCTATTCTCTGTAAGTTCCTTTTTtgggactgattaggggaggctgcaacctagtATTATTTATCTATCTTGTTATTATCCTGAGCGCAGAGCTTATCTCTATTTtttatatttctccatttacatggaacaggagggggtcagaggctgagcggaatggtacaggagggggtcagaggctgcgttaAGATGGTACAGGAGTCAGAGGCTGCGCggacatggtacgggggtcagaggctgcatggacatggtacgggtgtcagaggctgcgtggagatggtacaggggtcagaggctgcttggacatgggtatgggggtcagaggctgtgtggacatggtacaggggtcagaggctacatggacatggtacagggggtcagaggctgcgtggacatggtacgggggtcagaggctgcgtggacatggtacaggggtcagaggctgcgtgggcatggtacgggggtcagaggctgcgtggatatggtacgggggtcagaggctgcgtggctatggtacgggggtcagaggctgcatggacatggtacgggggtcagaggctgcatggacatggtacagggggtcagaggctgcgtggacatggtacgggagtcagaggctgcatggacatggtacgggagtcagaggctgcgtggacatggtacgggggtcagaggctgcgtggacatggtacgggagtcagaggctgcgtggacatggtagggggtcagaggctgcgtggacagggtacgggggtcagaggctgcgtggacagggtacgggggtcagaggctgcgtggacatagtacagggggtaagaggctgcatggacatggtacgggggtcagaggctgcgtgtgtAGTCTTCTCCTATTGAATGGCTCAGCTCTGCTCTAGCTGTCCTCCCTCCTTCGGCTCAGGCTGATCAGCACAATACAAATCAGTTTCTGACTGACCTGGAGTGAAGTGGATGGTCAGTCAGTGGCGTTCAGCACTCCCTCCGTTCCAGGCAGAGACAAACAGACAGACCGACCAACCTCCTCCTCTGCTGTCACTGTGGCGAGATGCCGACGAGAACGGAGTGCCTGACATTCAAAAATAGCGCCAGGCGTTTACGAGTTTTCCCAAGCTGGGCCACCCATTTTTTTTTATGGGCACAGCTGTCCCTAACGGACATTTTCAGGCGGCCTGAAAACGGGCTGAAATTTACAGGCTGCCcataaattaacgggcggttggcaacactgcaggaGTGCagaatgcactcctgtgacccacaggaaaggtaggaccaaaagagctttggccatacttttcctttAGCACACTTCATTTTCTagggcagtggtcttcaaactgtggcctggaggtttgcttgattttatccagcccttggggcactattacatcctctgatatcaacaatggggcattatctcccccccccactgacaccaataaagggggcacaattccttccaatgacacacaattccttccaatgacaccaacaatgaggcacaaaaCCTGCCAATAATGGGGTGCAATTACTTTCACTGAAACAATGTGGCATTATTTTTCCCACGGATGTTAGGagcttttctactcccactggccacagtccggctctGATAAAGTCtgcaggacagtaaactagcccatagtttataaagtttggaaacccttgctatacagtgccttgaaaaagtattcacacccttgaaattttccacattttgtcatgttaaaccaaaacataaatgtattttattgggattttatgtgatagaccaatacaaagtggcacataattgttaagtggaaggaaaatgataaatggttttcaaaacattttacaaataaatatctgaaaagtgtggtgtacatttgtattcagcccccgagtcaatactttgtagagccacctttcactgcaattacagctgcaagtctttttgggtatgcctctaccagcttagcacatctagagagtgacatttttgcccattcttctctgcaaaatagctcaaggtctgtcagattggatagagaatgtctgtgaacagcaattttcaagtcttgccatagattcttaattgaatttaggtctggactttgactgggccattctaacacatgaatatgctttgatctaaaccatttcattgtagctctggctgtatgtttagggtcattgtcctgctggaatgtgaacctctgccctagtctcaagtctttttgcagactcaaacaggttttcttctaagattgccctgtatttggctccatttatcttcccatcaacactgaccagcttccctgtccctgctgaagaaaagcatctccacatgatgctgccatcaccatgcttcacggtggggatgatgtgttcagggtgatgtgcagtgttcgttttccaccacatactattttgcttttaggccaaaaagatcaattttggtctcatctgaccagagcaccttcttccacatttgctgtgttccctacatggcttcttgcaaacgggacttcttatggctttcgtcttgccactcttccacaaaggccagatttgtggagtgcatgactaataattgTCCCGTGGACAgcttctcccacctaagctgtggatgtttgtagctcctccagagttgccatgggcctcttggctgcttctctgattaatgctctccttgcccagcctgtcagtttatgtggacggctatgtcttggacatgatatgatggattgaacaatgctccgtgagatgttcgaagcttgggatatttttttctttttataacctaacctaaaacttcttcacaactttatccctgacctgtctagtgtgttccttggcctttatgatgatgtgtgttacattgtaggtgaggttgaaaaaaaaaaaaaaaagacacaagtctttgtgtgtgattataagtcagtattaccttgtatatccctgtatgttttggtcattttttttttttttttttttaaactatcgatgccccctgctgagaccgccgcctgtggaagggaattctataTTCTggccactcttatgccccatacacacaatcggcctttccgacaacaaaactggattttcgttcgaaggatgttggctccaacttgtcttgcatacacacagtcacacaaatgttgaccaacaattatgaacgtggtgacgtacaaggagccgagaaaaaggaagttcaatagccagtgcggctccttctgcttgattctgagcacgcATCAACTTTTGtacgtcggacttgtgtacacaggatccgAAATTCCAACAaacttttgttgtcagaaaatttgagaacctgctagccaacatttgttgacagaaagtccaacaacaaactcACACTCACTTTgagctggatggactggtgtctttattcaaccttactatgcaAATGTTCAatagagcatacacatggttgggcTTTCAGCcaataagctcacatccaacattcgttgttggaaaatccaatcatgtgtatggggcataacagtaaagaaccctctatgtaatttattgttaaacctcttttcttccatttTTAAatagtggccacatgtcttgttaaactcccttctgtgaaaaagttttatccctattgtggggtcatcagtatggtatttgtaaattgaaatcataccccctctcaagcgtctcttctccagagagaataagttcgatGCTCACAActcttcagaccctttattagctttgttgccctgctttgtactcgctccatttccagtacatccttcctgaggagtggtgcccagaactggacagcatactctaggttcactaaggttctctaacaaacctatgagggcttcacagaacagctgtatttatactgagaaacACAattggactccatttactaattaggtgacttgaagtttttagttaggagtatcagagtaaagggggctgaatacaaatgcacaccacacttttcagatatttatttctaaagaaaatttgaaaaccatttatcattttccttccactttacaattatgtgccactttgtgttggtctatcacataaaatcccaattaaatttacgcttttggttgtaaaaGGACAAAATGTGAAagctttcaaggggtatgaatacatcttcaaggcactgtataatctaGCCAGCttctgtataaaacattaacacctacCTCCTATACAGCTGATATCTATGGTAACTCACTAATATATAGCAACTCCCCTGCCAACAGCAAATAAAAAAGATTTCCTAATAAATCAACTGCCATATGGATCATTGCAAGCTCGAAAGCACTCAGGGGTTTCTAGTATAATATAtacggatttttttttcttaaataggtgctggaactcaccaCGACCCCTCAAAACACAtcaaatggtgggtgtggtcagtcaaatttcacaaacagtaggataGTCTTAgaagggcattaaataccaggattgcattacatacagcgtgcatcggggggggggtttacacacagagtgcagagctgtcacttgtaaacacagaaactggatTTCTGTGTTTTACACATGATTGTGGTGACCAGGCCCCAactccaagggtctgagccagaggtggtggaactgagttccaccaagttccccctgaaaaaaaaaaaaaaaaaaaaaaaaaaaaaaaccctgcatataCATAGTGATCACCTAGGCTTGCAGGAAAGTCTTACTACCTCCCAATTGTagctgaccatctcagtctcccttGTATCTGCACCACCCCTACTACCCAGATTAGAAGCCCTGTGGCAGTTAGGTAGTTGTCCTGCAATTTCCACTCAACTGGTGTGGTTTTCCCTTTTAGCCTGGGCACTTACAGCCTGTCTGACTTCCTTCACAAGTCTCCACTGCACCTCTCCCGACATGGGGTCTCCTCACACAGTGGAGCGCTCCTCCCTCGTCACTCTACTGGCCCGCGCCTGTCAGTCGACTTTCACTTAGACAGTTTCAGCCTCCCAACATGGCATCTGTCTCTAAGCACTCAGGTGAGGTCCGCTGcaatgataggacagtcaaaactaaagtgccccccccccaccgttgcAGAATGCCAGCCACCCACACAATAACTCATTGGTTGGCGTCTGCCACTTGGGCCCCCTACATATGTATGGCAGCCTTGCTGGTATTATACTGGCAGCAGCGTGGCCGCTTAATGGGGGCGCCGGACCCATTTGCCTTCTGGCCTAGACTGCCCATAAGATGGCACTAAAAAGTGTAGCGTAAGCCAGAGGGAACTCTTTCATCCTGTCCCCCCTGCATAGTGCCGCCTTAGGCCTGggtcttgttggcctaggccaagatacaccATAATGCTTTTTTGTACTGCATATATTTGGGTCCAACCAACTCACCACTGTTTAAATTAGCTGCAACTTGTGCGCAGCCAGTTTACAAGATTCTATATATGTTAGTGTTTGGAATGAAGATTCCAATGAATATTGCCTGTATTTACTCTCAAACAGCATGacatatgggggttatttactaaggtaAATGCACTTGGCAGTGcactctgtagatctgagggggacatgcaaggaaaataaaaacagcattttagcttgtacacgactggataaaatcagcagatcttcccctcagatctacagcgactgcacttacaagtgcacttgtagtgcagagtggatttgcctttagtaaataaccctcactggtgtcagtggcagtgtGCGTGTGTTAAGGTAggatgaaaaaaaattacaaatttaccATTGGTTCTTGGCTCTACTACAGGCACAAACAAATGAcaaacacatatgtggtattgccgcAACCATCAGGAGTAGAAGAGCTTACTTTTTTGATGGTACATGGTAATGACAAAAACCACACAGGATATCAGGAGATATGCATTACCATttcccaccaaatgaaagcccaatctgtCCTGAACAAACAAGATATAATCCACCGGGATAAACCAAGTACAGTAGTTGTGATGAGATCTACAGTTATACAGACACATGtccaagttgcaaaattgggcaTTAAGCCCTTTATGACCAGGCTTAAAACAAACCACAAATCACAATTGTGCTATTATGATGATaagtctgtctaaaaaaaaaaactgtataccaTCAAATCGGTAGATAATCTTCACGGTACTACACTAGAACTTTTCCATTATATTAGAACAACCTGTATTGGTCCACCTCCCTTAGCTTTTTAAATTAGCTTTTAATGAAGGAACATTAAGACTACAGTTAAAGTATGCAATCTTATACCAAAATCCTTTACCATTACCTGCTTTAACAGTCTTTGGTTAAACAAACCTTTAGAGAAACTCCTATGGAGTCTGGATTAATTGAAGTATCCTCAATTTTTGTGAAGGATGTGAGCAGTGGGCCCCATTCGCTCCACTGAGCTATAGTACACAGTTAAAACGGAGGAGCCCTGGAGGATGAATTAGGCCCTTTTAAGTTGGACACTTTATATGCAAAGCCAATGAATATTCACCATGCTATGAACACTttatacctttagtaaataaaccccaaaatatcTGTCACCAAAAATACTCTACATATTGGTGGAGCAATGCCATGCcctccaggacttttttttttttttttacagaatgtcTAGTGGGTTTGTATACAGTTTAATTTCTCAGCAGtagagtaatttttttttaggataaagtgtagagcagggatctccaaactttggccctctagctgttgcagaactacacatcccaagaGGCATTACAAAACTGACATGACTAGGCACAATataaattgtagttcctgaactgaAGGGCCATAGTGACCTGGAAAATGTTTGCCTGCCCCTCAGGTTTGATGGAAGGGGAATGTGTGAAAGTGTGTCCATAACTGCTGCTAGAGTGCTGGAAAGAAAAAGAAGCTCCATGTACACAAccctataaccacagttgatccagaggaaggcaaaaaaaagccccaataaagcatGAACCCATGTGCTCCAGCAAGGGAAACAAAAATCCCTTCCAAATCCCCAGATCAACTCAAATGGTTAAACTCTAATATGGAACCAATTTAATTTCACACAAAAAATAAACACACCACAGAAAAAGTCAAACAGCATACAGGAAGCCACCAACTCCAAAACAATTGCAAACATTTATTAGAGCAATTAAACATAGAAGCGGCTTACATCCATTTCTGCATTCAAATTGAAATTTGGCAAAACAGTAATGCATTTCTACAAAAAAACTTTAATCCAGTCTAAACCATTTGTAAAGCAGTGCCAAAGGGGGCAATTGCTAATCAGATGCAAGAATATGTTCTTGTTAACTTGCAGTTAAATGGTGAGATCCAGTGAATGTATCCATCACAAAAGGTgccactagtggccaaaaaggcTTGCCCAAAAAATAGATGCTTGCAAATTTTCAATGTATAAAATTCCattttctatagtttttttttacatggtaaaaTTGGTTAAACTGCTTGCAGATCCAGCTGCTttacttcaaaataaaaaaaaaaaaaaaaaaatattcttcataGAGTATCAAGTTAAGTGTCAGTTTTTTGCCATTGACTGGACATTAAGATTCCATAACACAGCTTGAGAACAATCCACGCAGACAGTATGCTCTGCTTTTGCACTAAGTTCACGATGTTAAAGGCATGGAATGGACTGAGTAATATCACCGGTCCATTAGTGACATAAAAGGAACCCACTGGTTCCTGGACCTGCATTCAGCACAGTAATTTAAGACCTCATCCAAACTTGAACATTTCCAGGGATTGTTGTGATGAATCtgtacaaaaagaaaaacattgtaagAAAATCAGCAGTAATCTAAAACTGGTCATAGGtagttttgtttattttcagatGGCCACAaaatgggggagaaaaaaaaaaaaaaaaaccctcgtcTGGCCCCTACCAACCCCACTGAATTCATCTATGAACAGCTCTAAAGActtgggctggccatacatggatttcaGATGATTCTTGCTGAAATTGGCACCATTCGGCTCGACAAAAGCCAAACCAGGCAGTACATTCTTGTCCAAACAGATGCAAGAACTGTTGAAGAATTCTGACAGCCATGGGGTActggctatcagaatacaatagccatcaCTACAGATTCACCCATACATTCATTGACATTAGAATACATAGGGGGAATGGAGTCATGTGAGTGAAGACTTTTTTAATGTATGGCTGAACTTTTAGAACTAAGCAATTTTTTTGGATAGCATGGAGAGGTACAAGCacacctgtcagctttttattgccatctgttaggaagattcaccctctccatttgtcctgtttactgttatcacctggagtgaaagtgaaagtaaatttcAGACTAAgtcaacagaacaggaatagaggggaaatcttccaacaaggacactagttttggtgagaACCAGGGATTCCTCTCACCTTTGTTTTggatttggacagaaagtgagaggaaatcccctatTGGGACACATATGGCAGAATAAATCagagaggttataaccctcccttactctatccaaaataagttATATGTTTTCAGCTCTGCTTTAAACTAAACAAAAAGTTTCATTACACACACTGTTTGACCACCTAAGGTTTGTGAGTGATATACTTTAAAGATTGCAGCCACTACATTGACAAAACACAATCTGCATGTGTAAGCTGCTCTACAGCTCTGTTTCATCTTTCTATAGTGCTTCCTAATTTAGTAATCAGAAAaatattcttcaaaaaaaaaataaagggtacTGCAATAAAAGCTGACATACTATTCCAGATAAATGTTAAAGTATTAGcattttctattataaaattttcatTATTTGCTACTCCATGCTGGGTAATGGTTTTATGCTTGGGATAAAATCATGACCAAAGGCTTTACAGAACAGGAAGTCCATTGTGTGCAGAAAAATGCTGCTTGCTCCCACCTCCTCCCAAATTACAGCTTTACATCAAGCTGTCCCTACTTTGAATATTCTACTATTCATCATTAAGCTACTTCTAGCTTTTTTAATGGTTTGTAGTTCTCAAACACCTCTAAAAAGAAATGTGACTGTCCTGGCCCCTATGAAATTTGAGTAAGATCTATTTCTGCTAAGAAATATAAAAGATAGTAACATCAGAAATGTTGACTTCCTGGATGTCTACAAACTAaatattaaaacaaatatataataatcATGTGCTTTATTGGGGAGCCTTACCGAAATTAGAATACAGTGCAGGTCCAAGGGCTCTGAGCTTGGTCCAATCATCGGCTCAACGATTTCTGACAAGCGTTTTAAGCCAGACACTCGTAAAATGTTAATGTCATTGTCACGGCAGAAGGCCTGTATCAGTGTGAAATGGATGTTTAAAGCCACATCATCCACTTCTGGATCTGCTGCTAGAAGACACAGTACCACACTGTCCGGgtctctgtgggaaaaaaaaaaaaaaaaaaatagataaaaacacaTATTTCAAATACCATTAAATAAGCATTCCAATCCCTTTAAAAAAAAGGTAGTCATGTGAACAGGTACCCTGCTTAGTTTTTAGCAATTAAAATATATGCTATGCCCCAGGGTCAAGTTTTAAACCAGAAACAAATGAGAACCATAACCTTGTTTTGAAACCCAGATACAGTATAATGGCTACATGTAAAATTGTATTGTATAACAGTATTTAATAATGCTTTTCTTTTTTCCagcacattttcatagctcttctctataaaatacacatttacattattatattattttattcataatttatatagtgccaacagtttgtgcagcacttttcaatattttataGATAAATATATTAAGTAAATtagctattttaattttttttttttactatgattaCATTTTTAAATGCAGCACGTTTGGATAATAAAAAACTGTTGTATTGAAATGCAACAGACTTCTTTAGTCATTTGTTGTACCATGGTAGACCATCGTGTTGTACACCATCTTTTTCCCAGAAATCCACTATCAAAAAGTTTGGAAAAATCTAATAACTGTTCATAAAATGTCATAATTTTAACCAGGACTGTTGCAGAAAAGATGACaaaccaaggggttgatttactaaaggcaaatccactctgcacaacaagtgcactgcaagtacgcTTGAAAgcacagttgctgtagatctgaggggaagatctgaaatgaggggaagctctgctgattttatcatccaatcatgtgcaaggtaaattgctgtttactttccttgcatgtccccctcggatctacagcgacagcACTGCCAAGTTATTTTATTTTCTTAACCTTTTTTTATTAGCTTTTTCAACCTTTGTAGGACTCGTTCACATAGGTGTACATCCATGTGAGGGCTGCGTTTGCCCACGCAGGATGCAGATGAACAATGAATAATCAGGTCATGTTACTTTTATCCCTTGCTCAGTGGcccatgtttgttctttttacaccAGGCTAAGTGTAATTTTTGTAGAGTGCAAATTCATTTTTGTGATAAGCTGGGCTTCATGGCGCTCAGCATCTACCTTGTTATGGGACTGACTATCCCTGTGCATAGGCTTTGACTTGTTTACCCCCTATTAATCTTTCCTGTTTCAGTTTTTCTAGGTTTGATatactgtctgctgtcattttcCAGACTGCTCACCCTGGACAAGTGAAATCATTTTGAACTTCAGGTGACTAATGCAATGTCTGAGTAGCCTCCCTGGAATGTGTAGTTGCCTTAGGAAGATCTGAGAACTTACAGTGCTAACTGATACACTTGACACCTGATTGTGTTTTGGCGGTGTATGCACCCCAACACATTTTTGTACATTGTGGTTTGCTACATGAAAGTGTCCCATTCAGTACAGTTCATTCCTACTccattgccttaaaaaaaaaaaaaatatgttattttgTTTTCGTAACCAAAATAAGTTTTCAATGTTGTGTTACCAttattttcatttacttttttaaTTCCCTGTATCTTGAGCTGAGGTgtaaaggcctcattcacacaggctttCCTATGAGGTCCGCCTGGCAGTTTCATGCCAACCTGATTGAACGCTCCATTTACCTCTATGGGGTAGccaatgtcagcggtgacatgtccactgacacctgctGCTATACGATCCTGTCTGAAATCCAggcggatggaaaccctattttccatctgtctggaggatgggatgaaaatggacaggtggtcagttttcatctgatctccctgAGGAGATCGGGGCTGTGATAGGtcagtctctgcacagtgagcggaaacagacctgtcatctgcctgatcAGCGAGGACCAGTGGATAGATCCCCCACTGATCACAACAGAGTCCACCGGGCAGAaagcccatgtaaaaaaaaaagacctcaagGGTGGTCTTGAATGTAGCAATATACAACCATTGAGCCACTGAGCGCAAGCAGGGGGCATTATCCAAATcattttctcaaccttttcacaGTCAGGGCATTCTTTAAAATTTATGCACACTCTTGggcatcccattctaaaatgtaaaaaactatactaaaaaaagtttacataaccgAGCATCATCCACACACCCAACATTAAAAGCATTGTATTCTTGTAAAGCACACTGGCACTGATTTGTACTGCAATGTTCCTTTTCTCCCTCAATCAGCTaatat
This window of the Aquarana catesbeiana isolate 2022-GZ linkage group LG01, ASM4218655v1, whole genome shotgun sequence genome carries:
- the GADD45B gene encoding growth arrest and DNA damage-inducible protein GADD45 beta — translated: MTLEDSDICDNQTHKMHPVASAVEQVLDVAHSRGSLTVGVYESAKFMDRDPDSVVLCLLAADPEVDDVALNIHFTLIQAFCRDNDINILRVSGLKRLSEIVEPMIGPSSEPLDLHCILISIHHNNPWKCSSLDEVLNYCAECRSRNQWVPFMSLMDR